The sequence TACttgggttatttaattaattggagtctattatgactaattaattaaataagactCATAGatgctagattaagtgacctaagccaaTGATGGGCCATAACTACTGAAGCTCAGTTGCACTTTATATAAACCTTTTTAGGTTTTAAGGCTAATTGACTTGATTCTATATTCTTTCATCTTCCACATTAGAGAGTAACAGAGTAGAAACCTTAGCCACTATTCTTAAGGAAGAGTAGCAACTTAACTCTAGTGCCAAGGAGAAAACAAACTATGATATTCTTAAACAGGATTGAAAAGAAATAGGCTATTCCCTTACCTCCAAGTATTGATATCATTTGGTAAAGTCCAAAGAGATCAACAACCTAAAAGGGCTCTAAATTATCTCGGATTCAAAGAAAGATTCTTTTTATCATAGTAGTGGAAGGTAATCGGTAACTCTTGATAGCCCTTCTTGAATAATTAGGTGGAAGATATATGGTCTACGGGATCACCTTCaatacttggaatttaaggtttaggAGCATCTAAACCTAAAATTTAGTATTTTAAccctaaaaattcaatttacaaAAATTGACATTGCTTTCACTATGcatagatctaagatgccaacactATGATTATAATATATGGGATTTTTCCTTTATGCACCTAATTCTTGAAAGTTCATCTAAGTGCTAAATTGGttgtatattttcataaattgagttaaaaaacTAAGTTTAAATTTGgttaaaatctttctaaaaggtttttcaaaagtaaatgagataatatttattattttttggtttcattTCAATCTTAAAACTTACATTTTCTTCAAACTAGTTAATATATGGGGGAATTGGTTGAGCTAATTAAGCCTAATCGATCGAGGGGGTTAAATGTCCTCTTTGGGTCTAGAAGGACTTATATCAATTGGTTGACTCCAAACTATACCTAAAAGCTAGTTTGGGTCTCTAACTCCTATTTAAAGCCTTAAAACTTCTAGCATTGCATGGGAATAGTtctaaatcattcttgaatattaTTTACTATAAGGAGGTGTGTTTGGGTGCATATTGTTTCAAAACTTGCATTTCATCTTACTGCACTTCAATCTTAGTTTCTTTATATCTAATTGAGCTAAAAATTGTATTCTAGGATCAATCCTCTTTCATATCTTATCTTATGAGGTATTGCCAAGTGTAAGATCACTTAGGGAACTCAAGAATATGGTAGAGGGTCCATTAAAACCATAATCCAAGGGTGATAGTTTGGAGAATTTCACTTCAAAAGTCTTATTATTGTAAAGGATTGCTTGAAACcataatttaagtataaaacTTGAGGGCTTTGGTTAGAAGCCTCATTAATGGAACCCTTAACATGATTGAAGTTTGAAGAAAGTGGATGTAAGTCAAGTTGcatcaaatataaaatcttgtgtttgcatttttCTATTCCTTACCTCTATTTGCTATTATATGTAACTATTGTAGGGAATCTTGGATCACTCTATTCCCTATCCTAGGATTAAGTTAAGTTCATGTGAATCTTCATAGGTCTTTCTAAATCTTATGCACAACAAAAACATGCAATTGGAAAACTATTCTAGGATTTAAATATTAAGCTTAGTGTGCTTACCTTTgatttagatgttcccaaatcaaatttgTGTGGTGAAGATGAAGCTTGAAGTCTCCGAAGGTCTTGAATACTCAAGATCTTTTTCTTGATGACTCTCCCTTATTCCTTAACACTCAAACGATGGGGAGTTTTGGGAGGGTAAGGTTAAGGCTCTCTCTTCTCTTTGGATGGTGGTAGATTACTAACTTGAAATcctaacccttaagggggtatttatagggttccctaaTTGGGTTTAAGTAAGtaagcccacatgggcttgggttaCTTAATTTAGTCCAAAATGGGtcccaattgattaattaaccctatTGGACCATCTAGCCCCATCCAAAGATGTTGTTCATCAACCCCTATgtaaccttgtgtaattactaaaatgaccttatgcacaaaagtgaataaaaaaggTAATCTAACCCTCATAGACCATGCTaacatggtatatgagctcgagcggggaccattgggacccatttGATAATACTAGCTTTCTcagaattcaattttgaagttgattcaatatcctactacaaagaatcaactatACTTaaataccttatgtaaataacaagaAGACATCGAGTGCTCAGGTTCGTGACTTACCATCTATTGTATGCAGTTTCCTTATGAACTAGtatttgtaatctaataaggtaaaaACCATCAACTTCTCAAGACTTCTtgtactatccttgagttacaaatcttcctattgtgtgatcaactaacatgtcTTAGCTTACAAAAAACTTATGTCAAGTTCTACTTAAGGAACTAGTATGGTTATAATTTACATGaatacacctccttaggatcatccAAAAGGGAACATTGTCTTAATCTCATGAGATCTCATACtacctttattgagaatacctattactactGATTTTTATCAATTGTGATCTAATACataagaaatatatgatcactttaggatctcatgCATAGGTCAAATCGTTGAGAAGTAATacaatgaagcagcttggtgaagtcatgactacttgataaactcatgtcatgactcatcataggttttatccaatgtgtaaccatacacactagtgtactcaccatgagaaacccaTTCTGATAGCTAAAaccaatcatccctccaatttggaggtagtgcactacaacctctaatgggttacCTAAAcccatgaaccaattgtgaacaagtcatctacttgTAAGAAATTTATGTCTTGGATCTTTCGTGTAACTCCTAAAGCacccaaatcatgtacaatacaaaatATGTAAGTTTGAATGCTTACaaagtataatgcatgaaatgaaGATAGATCAAAGTGAAATagaactttattaataaataataaattccaaagTTTAAATCATGGGTCTACAAGACTTCTAAGAACATTGATTTgattcttcaacacttggattcAAGGTTTAGGAATATCCAAACCTAAATGTTAATGCTTTAACCTTAAAgatcaattatttaaaaaattggtattgcttttgttgcttagatctaagatgccaataACTGGTATCAGAATATAACGTTATAAGCAAGCTTAGATCATTGTTTAGGGTGtgcaaaccttttttttttacagccTTGATATTATCCCATGGCCAAGGGATGCAtgtatgtttcttttttattatcatatgtGTTGATTGAATGGgataattgttttctttctttgtttcttcatagatttggttgtaagctccattataggagcataagatttaattttatgatgtaaaatttttatttatttttttattttttaatctatgGAAGGCTACATGAGGAGAATTCCTCAAGGATGTCAATAAAAGTCAATCTTTATTGGAGCATCATCTATGAAGAATCAAGGAGTTTAATAGTTGTAGAAGAAATGATGAATCTttatttgaatgaataaaaaaaaaaagagttttatcTTGTAGATAGAGAGATCTATTCTCCATCACTAAAATATCCAATCATGGCCTCTCACAGTATAAATTTACCTTCAACATTTTGAGATTAGATCAAGTTTTGTGGTAAAATCACACCTCTAATATGTTTAGATTATTGTCTTATTGCATTGATAGTAATGATATTTGGCATAGTGTGACCACTTATCCGCTTCCACATAGTTGAGTGGTATAAGCCAAATTTAATATTGTGCTAGTTGGGTATCTGCCTTAGCCAATGATATTAGCATCAAAGTACATTCTAATGACTTGCACGATTGACATAAGTTGAATTGGCAATTAAGCCTCAAGACCATGTTCGGATGTGGGAAAACATATCAATCATGTTGTTGATAGTAAGGTAGCATTAAGACTTATTAAGACCCTTTCATGCAGTGGCATCATTCCATCATagatagattttttatttgacatgCATTTTTTTATGAGTTAATGATTATTTCAATAATACTACTTCTTTGTTGCttctttcacctttttttttttttttttcaattctaacTACTTCTTTAGATGTGTAGGGAAACAACATGGTAATATACAAGTTGTTTTATCCTTATGATCTATATAGAGCTATGAGACATATACACATGGTGTCAAACAAGGCATAGGAGGCAGTAGATCTATTGGCTTAGTTGAAAATTGACTCTTTGACTATAATTACTTCACATGTGCCTACTCAAGGGGATTGGGGGGTGAGGGGGAGAGGACAGGACATAAGGAACTTACAATGACACAATAGTATTGTCTTGATACTCCTATTGCACCTATTATTTAGGACTAGAGCCATATTTAGGATTAACCATCTATATCATTCCATACTCTTATTTAGCCTCTCAGTACCACCACAACATATCATCTACTCCAAGTCTAGTTGCACCTTAAGAGACTAAGTGAGAGCATGATGCCAAGGACAAAGGAGAGCATGTAGATGATGCAAAGGATGTCCATGTTCCTCCTAATTTGTAGTTTGATCTTGATGCTCACATTGCTCATAATTTCAACATTGCTCCTAATGTCATGTTTGATCTTAATGTAGAAGTTGAGGGACTCTTAGCTACAACATAGATATATCAAAAGCATCTAGCTCATAAAAAGAGATCTCACCAcgtgatttatgaaaattagtGCAATATTTGATAGGCttatatttctttgtttaatatgtTGTTatgcctttatttatttattttgtatatagtTTTTGATATGTTAGTTCTTTTAAATATAGTTTAATAGAATAGTTATGAGGGTTATGCATTATTAAATTTGAGTTGATTGTGCcacattgattttttattagttaagaATAAGTCCACTTGATCCACATTGATTACTTGTAGAATAATCACATAGGTTGAGTTCACTTGAttattatggatgacatgagatTGAgcgttttttttattttttattttaaatccaaATCGAGTTAGAATTTTATTTCTCGAATATTGAATGTTGGATGGGTTGAGCATTTATCTTGATTTCATTTGTAGATATTGAATTTTGGAGAGGTTAAGATTTTGTGATGATTTCATTTTATAGATGTTGAATTCTTCATAGATTATATGCTTGCAATAATATGtaagtaaaataaattcctCGTCTCCTGAGGACACGAGTTtctctttaattaaaaaaaaaaattatgttggaTTTGTGTTAAAGTTGTCAAAATTATGTTGGACTTGTGTTAAAGTTGTCTCTGGAAGAAACAAGTTCAATGCAAGTGATTACTTTTGGTAAAACTAATAAGGAACTCGTCTATTCaacaaacaaatttaattttttttttgttttttatttttatttttatttgcgtTGTTTCTCTATGCTGACATaaaatgccaattttttttttaaatgattttatttagtgTACCTGTCCATTTAGCCAAATGATTTACCATCAAACATACAAAATTAACCCAAGTGGTGAATGGTTGAGATTAGTCTTAATTCTGAATTGGAAAAGCAAAGAGTAAATAATGTTGGTGAGGCTTGTTGGAAACTTGTCTCAACTTGGAGCTTTTCATTTGTGAAACACTTTTTCTTGGGCGTGTGGATTCTTGTCACACGCATCTTATGATGCACCCCCCCACCCCTCCCACAATCTATATCTCCTTTTTGGGAAATGTCTGTTGCTTCTCCGATTCAAAAGAGGGGTTTCTTAGCCAACTTTATAAGACTACAAGTGAAAATGAGTTGAAAATGAGATTGgtccaataaaataaaagtcttaCCATAAAAGCTCCCTCCTACCAATTTCCTTCATCAAATCCATCATCACCCCATATTGTCTTTTAAACAAATGTGTAGGGAGAAACAATCTTGGCTTGGTTCATCATCCTTTCCTCTGAATATCTTTGGCTTGGTTCACCATCCTTTCCTCTGAATACCTTGGCTGATCATATATATTTACTGTTGTTGAATTGCCTACCCTACATAACTCATCAATCCTCCATAACCCTTCAACTGCAAGGTGGCTTGTACGGTTGCTTTTAGCTTTCAAATATGTGGTTCCCATGGCTACCTACCATATCATTTATCTAAGCTAATGTATTACAAGAATACCCAGAACATGGCTGGTTCTCAGAAGCACACTACACACCCATCCTTCCAAGTGTGATTGATACTGCTTATAGGGTTGCTTCTCCAATTTGTTCTGTTTGAACATTTCCACAACATTCATGACATAAGCTAAGGTTTGACATTAtgtaattaattcaattaatataatcattttttttaataggaggTTTCTTGGGAAACTTAACAGgagtaaaattgaaaattgaggCATGGGGATAAGGGTTAATTTTGGGTTACTTGGAAGGATAAAGAGATATTGTTTGTAATTGAAGCTGGGGTGGAAAGACTGAAACATATCCATAGTTTTATCAATGGCTATTAACACCTTTCCTGTTTTTATGGTTCAATGTTCTGATTGATAATGATGGTTTTCAATCTCAATTCTTGAGGTAGCTTCAAATTTCAGAAAAGAAATGTCTGTTGCTATTGCTTATGGGTTTCTTCTCCAATTTGCTTTTGAACATTCTTCTTATGTTTGAATATTTGAACCAATATTCATCATATCATGTTTGACCTGATCGAATAGAAGATGCATTGAAAATGAGACAATccctaaagaagaaaaaatagataaacCCTATACTTACCACAAATGAAACAATCTGGTGGAGATCTGACTTGGGTGGCAATGGGCTGAGCTGGGTGCAGTTTCTATGAGAACACCATAGACTCGATTCAATTACAGTAGGTTTACTGAGAAATTTGGAAGAGAAAGGGGTGTTTTTCTGCAAAATATTTTCAGTAACAATAAACATATGAAGAACACTATGGTTATGTTTGGTCCcggaaagtactaagaaaagaaaaaaattactaagaaaaataaaccgAGAAAACTGTTATTCACATTCACATTcccaaacataattttcttcttaaaaataattgcaaaCCTATTATAGaaaccgtttttaaaaaattgtttcacaCTTCTGCTTTGTTCCGGAAGAGCCTGGCTGCCACTACTAGTTATGGGTTGCTTCTCCAATTTGTTTTCTACGGTTATTGTTGAATACTTGCCAAGCTTTCATAATATCAGGTTTGACCAAGTgccaataatttaaaattttttgagtaCAACCTTGGGCAACTTGAAAATATTACAACTCAAAATGGGTTGAAAATAAGATTTTCCCGGAAAAGAGAGGAACTCTATATTTGAGTAAAGAGGTTACCCTGGCAAGGAAGCCATCTTAAAGGGGGTCCCAATGGTGACTACAACCTAGGAATCTTCTATTGAGACCCAAAAGATTAGTCTACAAAGAAAGCGTCTACCTATGAGCAACTGAACAAATGTGTAACTCTAATTTTCTTGCCATCCTCTCGCTTAGTTGACCACCATTGCTTCCTGCCCGTGTTTTACATGATGTTAGCCCACAGCTCATGTTTTAACACTAGAGACTTCACAATGGGCACCAGATGCCAAACTCAACCTAAATGGATTATCATTCTTAAAAACCATCAACTGCTGGACCGACCTAAACACATTCGCCCTGAGCCAAATGCATACCTCTAAGATGCTGATTGTCTAACTTAACTTGAGGAGTTCTCTCCTCGTACACTGTAAGCTATATCTTTGCATGCTTATTATGCACTACCCTGAATATCGTATGAACGTATGGTTGCATCTCAAGTATGATAATTCCAAACTCATTCAAGTACCACATCAATACCCAAGTTTGACATACACCAAGGTTTGAGTTCTGATGAATTTTACAAGTTCCCATCAGCCATTTCAAAAGTTTTCAACATCTAATGCTTATATCCTTTTAACCCATAGTATATACTTCAAAATCTGTTGAAGGCCCAGGGCTCCATTTTTCAAGCTTAAGTACTATTACAACAATGAAAACGAAATCTTAAATCCCAACTGGGGTTGGCTACATGAATCCTTAGTCTGCTATTCACCCCTATCTAGAATTCTATCCTCTGTGAACTATTGCTCCTTTCTCTTTGCCTCCACCCAAGCTCTTTTGTATCTTCCCCTTACTGCTTGAGCATCTCCAACTTGAATCAAATCTCTCATCCTCACAGGGATTCTGTTGTAGATGTTCAAACCATCATAAATATTTCTCACTGAATTATTTCAACTAGAACTCAGTCCTGCCCCTGCACACTTAAAAGAtggaatatatttattattttatgacaGAAAAATTTCCTTAAGTTCCCAAATTCAGGCACAGAGATCACTAGGAAGTTGAAGCACTTAGATATATGAGgcaaatatattcattttttcaattaGGCAAATACAGTCTTGAAGTTCAAGAAACCAAAATGCTATCCATCATGATCTGAGCCAAATACTGAaatgggaagacaaattttcAAGGAAGAGGTGGACCAATATAAATCAAGCATGAAGCTCATTTCATTTACCAAAATAAATAGTAAAGGTCCATATATGGAGTTTGTGTgcatatgacaaaaaaaatttaataatgtaTTTACAAATATATGATGGTCATGTTTTAACTCTGGTGAAAAATGCATCTAAAACGCTAagccaaaatattaaaatggtaCCTTGAGATTGATAATTTTCAAGGTACACTAAAATACAACCAAGATTCTGCCAGAAGCTCCGTTCGTTTAACAAAATCAATAGCAAAAGCCTATATATGCACTGCTTCTGCACAGAACATAAAATAgacaaaatattacaaacatAAAAGAGCAACTTCTACTTATCTCTCTCTATCTTCTCCAGTGTTTGGCCGCTCTTTCAGAATTCCTATATGGGGAACTCCAAAGCTGTATAATGTTAGATATGACCCAAAGCTGTTAATTATCACCTCAATGGCCAATCTAACTGTCCCATATTATCATCAGTTATGTTCCAAGCTCCTTCAGCAATCTCATCAAATAGCTGGTCCCAACCCCAATTTGAAAAACCCACGAAAAACCAATACTCTGTAACAGATTCGTTTCCTGACTTCAGCCCTTCAATTTCCGAAACTGTGGCAGACTGATCAAGAAAGTAAACACCAGGTAAGACTTCTGGGTGCTGATCTTTAAAAACCCTTCGAGTTAAAGCGACAAGAGGCTTTCCACGTTTTACGACTGGGCCTCCAAAGGATAAAGGAGCCTCTTTCAGGTGATCTACACCTTCTGCCAATTCATTGAGAGATTCCCAATTGATATGTTTGTTGATAATCAAACCATGAAATCCTGTAGCCTGATCTGCCTTCACAATGAGAATTGTGGATTTATCAAATGGATGGGCATCAAGAAGCTTGTCAGTAGCAACAAGGATTGAACCAACAACCACATGATAGGCTGCTTCATGTGATCTGCTTGATGTGTAAGATCTTATCCGGTTGTATTTATATGCTCTTTTTGGATTTCTGTTCTTCAATAGGACTTCATGCTGTTTTTCCTTTGCGACAGGAGCTTCCTTGTGAATTATAGTTGGGGATGCTTCCTTAAATAAATTCTgattcctgatttttttttctgcttttgTCCATAAAATGCCTAGCAAAACCCAAAAAGCACAGCTAATAAAAAGAAGCAGAACTCTAATAAGCAAACATAAGTATACCTGTaaggatttaaaaagaaaaaatataagagaaaaacaattgaaagaATATGGAGAAGAATGGATGATTCCAGAAACCCCAACTCATCATGGTAAGCCTGccatataattgaaaattatgttATTGTCCACATGATACCTTCACCTCTGGTTTATGCCAAGAAACTATTTTAATTCTCCAATTACATCATGTCCGCATGGTAATTACAACATGCAATGATTACACTTTTTTATGTACTTAATATGAATAGGGTAGCAAAATGTTAAATCCTCATATGCATACAAGTGCTATTGCATAAAGGTGGAACTATTCAAAAAAACCAGTGAACATAACCAAGATGTAATAAATAGCTACAGCAGCATGACAAAGGTGCAATTACACAACCAATTAAGATTGCAAGTTAATTCATCAAAGTCaagatgaaaatgagaaattcaatcattcattgaaaaagaaaaagaggaagggAATAGAATTGCATAATGTGACTAGCAGGGGAAGTTGTGATCCATGCTTTCAACTTATAGAGTTCAAACTGAAGTTCAAAGTTTGTTTGAACAGCAGAGAAGCAGAATACCAAAGGAACTGAAGTTGAAACTGAATAGGAGCTTGGAACAGATGCAAAGAGTATTGCCAGAAAGGTTATTATGCAAATTTGATAAGGCATTTTATATTGTAATTGTCTTCTAGTACTTCTATATGCATCATGCACAAACATTACAAGTCATGGGTAAACAAGAAATTCCTGTTAACAGTTTCTAGATGGTTTGCCTACTAAATTGCAGAATGGAGATCTTAACTAGAGTGGGAAACTCATTCGGCAACACAACACCCATAACATAGGTTATGAAAAATTCTCTTTGCATAGAAGGCTATAAGAATTTAGAACTGCATGTATGTCTATCAGATATGATATGTAAACAAGCTAATCATCCACAGAAGGGGCAAAAGGAAGCAGAGCAAAGGAAGCAAAACATGTATGCAACAAGAGATTAGTAACAACAAAAACAATGGATCAGCAAAAAAGTCCAAAACCTGTTATTGTTatgatatcattattattagaaGTACACAGAATATACAGGAAGGTGTAAAATGTAAGGTAACCCCTAATCTTTTCTAAAATACCCATTTTGATCCAAtctaattctaataaaaatttataaacaaattcTAATTACCCTAATTAATTTCAATGTAAACTATTTCTAATtactcaaaaataaatcaataaaataaactaattagCCATTAATTGAAATTAGAATGAACCCTGAATCTGACATTTAGATATGACCAGCTACCATTTTCATCATCTTCCCTATCTCCAAAGCCCTAATATCCAAATCCTGCCATTCATCATCTTCTCTtcacttttacttttctttttcaaattgtttttttcttttttcccctttgtcAGACTTTGACTTGCTCTACAGTGGCAAACCATGCTAGCTATGgtctatttctttcattttattcttgGGAGAAATTTTCCCCTATTTTCAAAGATTATCTCatcctattaaaaaattaaccttttcctcattttctttttgtgcccATGCATATCTGTGTGTTTGGTTTACCTAAAACTTCATGAAACCAAATCATCTCATTTGCTtccatattatttatatttactatattattttctcttcaaGTTTTTTCATCtaaggtttttttctttcttttcttttatttatttattaatttattgttgtTGTCTTCCCATGGCTGTGTGAACCTCTCCATTTTCCCCCTAACACTGTCAAACctaattttatttctcactttaCAATCATTTTGTTGTAAAATGAGGCTTTGATTTCTTATCTAGATCCAACACCCTAAAGCCTTTTGACTAGTGCTAATTAAGTATATGTTGAATTTTCTGCATTTAAGCAAGAAAATTGTGATACAAAATTGggttcttttttaaatttaaggattTGAAGCATGCATTTGCAAAGGTGCTTCCAACTAAGATTTTTAAAGATGCAACATATGTCAATTTGTCTAAATGATCCTCACGTCTTTAGACCTTTCGTATATATAGGAACTATACAACAAGATTTCATAACGTTTCCGCTAATTACAATAGAGATTTTCTTCCAATCCCTTAGCTGTACATACTACGCCTATATGGAAAACCCAACTatacaaaataaagataataaagaCCTACGGCATATAGAGAAAAATAGGGCTTAAAGACCTACCACAAGCCTCAATGGGCTTGGGCTCAAGCTGCGGCAAACCTAACTAATAAGTTTCCGCACATCCTATTAACATCACCCCTCAAATTGATGCGGGCGGATAAAAAAGCATCAAGTTGTCAATCATGTATTGACGACGGTGCTGAGTAAGAGCCTTCGTGAACACATCAGCAGTCTGAAGAACGGTGGAAATATGAGGAAGAGTAATCACACCCCCATCAAAAGCTTCACGTATGGAATGACAATCCACCTCAACATACTTGGTCTGCTCATGAAAGACGAGGTCAGCTAACAACCCACGAAACCATACAATCTCAAAGCAAGCACAGGACATAGCACAATACTCAGACTTTGTAGAAGATTTTGAAACGCGAGCCTgcttcttactcttccaagagaTAAGAGCATTTCCAAGAAACATGCACCACCCTGTGACAGAACGACGAGTGTCTGCACAacctgcccaatcagcatcactatAACCGGCCAGCAGAAGAGAAGAACCAACTGGAAAGAACAATCCACATCCAGAAGTCCCCTTGAGATAGCGAATGATACGTCGAACAACAAGAAGATGAAGGTGGCGAGGTGCTTGCATAAACTGACTAACCTACTGGACAGCAAAGGAAATATCAGGTCTTGTAATCGTTAAATAGTTTAAGCTCCCAACCAATTGCTGGTAGAATGAGGGATCAGAAAGAAGTTCCCCTTCCTCTTGTTGCAATTTCAAATTCACCTCCAAAGGTGTAAGAACCAAATTTTCGTCCTGA is a genomic window of Vitis riparia cultivar Riparia Gloire de Montpellier isolate 1030 chromosome 1, EGFV_Vit.rip_1.0, whole genome shotgun sequence containing:
- the LOC117905932 gene encoding uncharacterized protein LOC117905932, which translates into the protein MELVVREIYQAIKGYMNMLKSGSENGQSIFSSNNSKDATLKLPLIYLMDCTLNECSLILKSNDQREIYPALVLFPAETKNALSYEGDMAVTDVIKFIAGHGSNSHHLMGDNGILWTKAEKKIRNQNLFKEASPTIIHKEAPVAKEKQHEVLLKNRNPKRAYKYNRIRSYTSSRSHEAAYHVVVGSILVATDKLLDAHPFDKSTILIVKADQATGFHGLIINKHINWESLNELAEGVDHLKEAPLSFGGPVVKRGKPLVALTRRVFKDQHPEVLPGVYFLDQSATVSEIEGLKSGNESVTEYWFFVGFSNWGWDQLFDEIAEGAWNITDDNMGQLDWPLR